A window of the Mesorhizobium opportunistum WSM2075 genome harbors these coding sequences:
- the fixJ gene encoding response regulator FixJ, with amino-acid sequence MAGNDVVHVVDDDVDVRKSLGFLLATADFAVRLHESATAFLATSTKDIDGCILTDVRMPGIDGIEFLRQLRARGRTVPVIVMTGHADVALAVQAMKEGAADFIEKPFDDEILIDAIRLALDNRSHAAVAHPQASEIRKSLSTLSERERQVLDGLVLGLPNKTIAYDLGISPRTVEIHRANVMSKMGAGSLSHLVRMAMIADSTH; translated from the coding sequence ATGGCAGGCAATGATGTCGTGCACGTGGTCGACGATGACGTCGACGTTCGCAAATCGCTGGGATTTCTTCTTGCAACGGCCGATTTTGCTGTGCGCCTGCACGAGTCGGCCACAGCGTTTTTGGCAACGTCGACGAAGGACATAGACGGCTGCATCCTTACCGATGTGCGCATGCCGGGGATCGACGGTATCGAATTTCTGCGTCAGCTCAGAGCGCGCGGCCGCACTGTCCCTGTGATTGTCATGACGGGTCACGCGGACGTTGCGCTGGCGGTTCAGGCGATGAAGGAGGGAGCTGCCGATTTTATCGAGAAACCGTTCGACGACGAGATCCTTATCGATGCGATCCGCCTGGCTCTGGACAATCGCAGTCATGCGGCGGTTGCCCATCCGCAAGCCTCCGAGATCCGGAAAAGTTTGTCCACGCTTTCGGAACGTGAGCGGCAAGTGCTTGATGGCCTGGTTTTGGGCCTGCCGAACAAGACAATCGCATACGATCTCGGCATAAGCCCGCGAACGGTCGAGATCCATCGCGCGAATGTCATGAGCAAGATGGGCGCGGGCAGCCTGTCGCACCTCGTGCGCATGGCTATGATCGCCGACTCCACGCATTAA
- a CDS encoding PAS domain-containing sensor histidine kinase, giving the protein MLSDGKREEQRGAAEHELLALMFEQAPGFMTLLSEPGHVFQLTNAAYQRLIGQRQVIGKPVREALPELEGQRFFELLDQVSETGEPYVGRGVKVVLRNPKEGITEQRILDFVYQPIKADDGRITAIFVQGTDVSDLSFANAALQLREDHLRSILATVPDAMVVIDEQARIQSFSAAAEALFGYKSSEVIGANVSMLMPSPYREEHDGYLQRYLTTGERRIIGLGRTVTGMRKDGSTFPMELAVGEMHPGTGRFFTGFCRDLTERHKSEARILEQQQELLHMARFTALGEMASTLAHEINQPLTAITNYLKGSRRLLEKSKDDNAEMLREAVERAAEQALRAGDVIRHLRDFVARGESERQVERLATIIEEASSLALVGAREADVRVSYELDPAAELVLTDRIQIQQVLLNLMRNAVEAMQGAPRRELRVVTRTRADGMAEVSVKDTGPGLAPEISAQLFQPFITTKKQGMGVGLSICRTIVESHGGHIWAEAMPGGGTAFRFTLRIVEKDEVANGRQ; this is encoded by the coding sequence GTGCTTTCCGATGGTAAGCGCGAGGAACAGCGCGGCGCCGCGGAGCATGAGCTTCTTGCCCTGATGTTTGAGCAAGCTCCCGGGTTCATGACCTTGCTGAGCGAGCCCGGCCATGTTTTCCAATTGACCAACGCCGCCTATCAACGCTTGATCGGTCAGCGGCAGGTCATCGGAAAGCCGGTGCGGGAGGCCTTGCCCGAGCTTGAGGGTCAGCGCTTCTTCGAACTGCTCGACCAGGTAAGCGAGACTGGCGAGCCTTATGTCGGGCGCGGTGTCAAAGTCGTCCTTCGCAATCCCAAAGAGGGAATCACAGAGCAACGCATCCTCGACTTCGTCTACCAGCCCATCAAGGCTGATGATGGGCGCATCACCGCGATCTTTGTCCAGGGCACGGATGTCAGTGATCTTTCCTTCGCCAACGCCGCCCTCCAGCTGCGCGAGGACCATCTGCGGTCAATTCTGGCGACGGTTCCCGATGCCATGGTCGTCATCGACGAGCAGGCTCGCATTCAATCCTTCAGTGCGGCCGCCGAAGCTTTGTTCGGCTACAAATCCAGTGAAGTCATTGGTGCGAATGTCAGCATGCTCATGCCATCACCCTATCGGGAGGAGCACGACGGGTACCTGCAGCGCTATCTGACCACGGGAGAGCGCCGGATTATCGGTCTGGGCCGAACGGTGACCGGGATGCGCAAGGATGGATCGACATTTCCGATGGAGCTCGCTGTCGGCGAAATGCATCCGGGAACCGGCCGGTTCTTTACCGGCTTCTGCCGCGATCTCACCGAACGACACAAATCGGAAGCCAGGATCCTGGAGCAGCAGCAGGAACTGCTTCATATGGCCCGCTTCACTGCGCTTGGCGAGATGGCTTCGACGTTGGCGCATGAGATCAACCAGCCACTGACGGCCATCACCAACTATCTCAAAGGCAGCCGCCGGCTTCTCGAAAAGAGCAAGGACGACAACGCCGAGATGTTGCGTGAAGCCGTTGAAAGGGCAGCGGAGCAGGCCTTGCGGGCTGGAGACGTCATTCGGCATCTTCGGGATTTCGTCGCACGCGGCGAAAGCGAGCGTCAGGTGGAGCGGTTGGCTACGATTATCGAGGAAGCCTCATCGCTTGCTCTGGTGGGCGCCAGGGAAGCTGACGTGCGCGTCAGCTATGAGCTTGACCCGGCGGCTGAACTCGTTTTGACCGACCGTATCCAAATCCAGCAGGTTCTGCTCAACCTGATGCGCAATGCGGTGGAGGCTATGCAGGGAGCGCCGCGCCGTGAGTTGCGGGTGGTTACCAGAACACGAGCGGACGGAATGGCGGAGGTCAGCGTGAAGGATACGGGCCCAGGCTTGGCGCCAGAAATTTCGGCACAACTGTTCCAACCCTTCATCACCACAAAAAAACAGGGCATGGGTGTGGGCCTGTCCATTTGCCGCACTATCGTCGAATCTCACGGCGGTCATATCTGGGCTGAGGCAATGCCAGGCGGAGGAACCGCATTTCGATTCACCCTGCGCATTGTCGAAAAGGACGAGGTCGCTAATGGCAGGCAATGA